Genomic window (Diabrotica undecimpunctata isolate CICGRU chromosome 6, icDiaUnde3, whole genome shotgun sequence):
taaatttACCGTGttttgttccaacaactctatcttttcacactgtgtttttaaccaattttctttggctTTTCGTAATTAGATTCTTATTTGTCTCTGactatttttgtacattcttttgttattctttgattttcttctttttccatGAGTTGTAGTATATTGTCATTCATTcaacttttcttcttctctttattttctattagatgttctttttctgattttgttaaaggtttcacatatattctggagtgattcttctggatcatGTATAACCTTTATGTTTTCAAATGTTTTCAATAACTGTGGCATTAAACTGATTAATTACAATGTTTGGAACAATGGTCGATAGTAGCCATTTTGTCGGTATCTtaccagatttgtatatgttgttaaagaggATAGTTATTGCCCTTAAATTGTCTTCATCTATTCTATAAATTTGATCAGCTCGATGTGAACTTTATTTGATCCAGATACTCTGCCAGATTTTAAGTTCTTTATAGCATGTTGAACTCCAGAGTTTAATTTTATTGGAGCTTCCTcgttatcaatttgtgttggttccgttTTTGTGTCCATGAAAatatcttcaatatatttagtccatacttgttttattttaattatgttgttaattaaggtttattgtttttgtcgaTTAATCGATTAGGTGTGCTTTTTTAATTATCTtaaactttttatgtaaattataatgagcATGGTTTTTCTGCAATTCCTTCATTTCAATGCATGTTTTCATCATACactttttctttgcttcttttattttgttgctcattaatttatattttctcTGTGTTACTCTGGggttttgtttctatatttgcTTCTGTGAtccatgatttccagtatttATTGAGTCATTTAAGATTTTCggttttcttctttattttataGAGTTTTGTTCTGTGTCTTTATAACATAATGTTTGACATTTGTCCAGATAATGTTCACTTTATCagtgtttttcatttctaatgttaatcttttcatttcatGATTTTATACAAGTTGAAGGTGGATTTCGTTTATCTTGGGCAACTGAGTATTCATCTTAGAATTCttggattttattatctttttaccatcagtttcatttttgagacaaggaggttatggtctgatgggacatctgctccaggataagtcatAACGCTTGGAATGGAATTTCTAAATCTTAGATTAATTAGTATAAAGTCGATCTTATTTCTAATGCAATCTTGTTCGTTATACTGTGTTGACCTCCAGGTCTACGGTGTGGTAATCTAAACAATGTATTCATAATCGCCAGGTTTTCTTCTTGATTAAATTGACCCAATCTTTTGCCTCTAGCCTTTCATTTTCCTAAACCATAATCTCCTATTATATTGCCCAGTCGGCCTTTTACTATCTTAGCATTTAAATCgcatattattattgtaatttcttCCCTTTTGGTGTTTTGTAAAAGTTTTTTGAGTTGTTCATAAAATGTTCTATTTCAGCTTCTGATTTATCTGCAGTTGAAGCATACACTTGCACTATATTGATGTTCACTGGATTACCCTGTATTTGTAACAACAGCATTCTATCCGAAAAGGGAACCCAATTTACAGCTGTTTGGACTCTCCTGGAGATAATTAACCCAACTCCATATAGATGATCTCGGGTGTTAAATCCGGAGTAATATATTGTTTTATCCATGACCAATGTTTTACCAGAACCAGGTCGGCACATTTCACTGCCTAATATTTCTAGGTTCAGTCTGTTCATTTCATTAATCATGTTGTGGGTCTTTCCTTGTTCGAACAACACATTCCATGTGCCGAAATTTACAAAGGATTTGTTCTTTATATAGTTATTTGCCACATTTGGGTGGCTCCTCCTCATGAAGGGATTCCTAGCACCCCTCGACCATTAAAGGTCCGCCGCGGACTAGTGGCCATGTGATTGACCGTATTTTACATGGTTATTGTTCTAGGGAAATCTGCAGATCTATAATGTCGTCGGTTAAGAGTGTAAATCTGCTAAGTCCATTATAACAGATTTTACAGGAGAGCATAAAAACTGTAGCAGCAATGAAAAATCATTGTTCTATTAATTAGCAATATTTATAACATCAAATATAGTTCCAAGTAATATATGTATACATCCATAAACCGATTTTATCAAcgcaattaatttttatttacactttttgggagttagcagaatttccttatatgtaatattaaatcttttggacttgacaaaaaaaaatataagcaagtatacaaaatactatattaaaaatcattttaattaTGTTGTTATTGTTTTACATAATATTATTCATGAGGTAAATCATCGTAGAAAGTATGATAATCATTaggtaaaatatgttttaaatcctGTAGGTCATTATACTTCCTACTTGAAATCTTCAGTCTTTCAGAATAGAGTTGGTCTAGTTGAAGTAATGAACAAGGTACAATTCCGGAGCTGAGCCTCTGaggtaataatttccaattaTCGCCAAACCGTAATTTATAATCAATTTGACCGTTTGCATTATATCTTAACGCACGCACATCTACAACCTAAAATAATTACATAATAagaatttacataaaataaatacttgtgaaGACTTACTTTTGGGTCACCTTTTTTCTTACCGGGACGGATACTTTTCAGGAACTCAAGTTTCTTCATTGACTTAAAGAATGTATgatttaaataagttacattATATTTTTTGGGTATCTTTCGGGCAGATAGACATATTCCCAAATAATCTGCTGGCACGTtgattgttttgttctttaaacaCCTTTCAATTGTGGAATGCATGGAGTCTGCCTCCATTTGGGTGTGCCCAACTTCTAAGTACTTTTGCTCAATAGTAATGTTTTCCTTCACAGCTGTATTCAGTAAGGCGTTTGAAACAGTTACGTTTCTATTTTGGTAGTTACAGCCATCgctatacaaaattatttttgtgtCTCCGTAATCAGTAGTTCGATCAAGTGTAGGCAAAATTTTGTTGGTGATAAAGTCGGAACAGATGGTTGCAAACTCTTCTGCAGAAACATTACCTTCCGTCTCATTCCAAATGTAACAAAATCCATCTTTATTCCTTAAGTTATAGAAACAAAGATTGTGTACGCACAATTTTGTTTTATAGTAAAGGCTCGAAACTTTTGATTTAGGAGCCATCAGTACAGCTTGTAAGTCAACAGTGAAAACAAGAGTTTCATTAGCTTTATCACGATCCTTTTCTTGACGTGCCTCATTCTTTTTAATATGATGTAAATTGTATTCGTCCTCAGATATATGCCCTACTTTGAATGCACCGCATTTTTCGCACTGGTCTTTTTTTGGTCGGAATAAAGAAATCTTTTCGGAATCTAATGCTTCATTGAAAGTTGTAATAGAAAGTGGTTTGATAGATTTTGTTTTACACCAGTCATCaacataaaatttgtataaatttgtttTAGATTGCCACTCTGGTAAAAGGTATTGTTTAGTGCTAGTTGATCTACAATAATGAGATTCCATTTTAGGAATTGAATCTATAAAACCTTTTAGCGCTGACCGCTCCTGTTCAAATGGCTTACTTTTTTCGTTTCTTTCTGTTTTTCCTCtgttttctttagcttcttttgatttctttttccATTCTAATATGGTCATTATACCAATTGAGAGAAAGAAAGAACTCTATGAAAGAAATACTCACGTTTCAGTATTTTACACCAACGAACGCTattttgaattaataaatttgGTAAAATATGGCTATAACCTTACTATTGCACTAACTTCTGTCTGTACGGCATCGATTTGCCATAACAACTGACTAAGTAACAGCGGACTTGTCAGAATTACACTTTACGTTTTTGGCGACAATATAAAGCATAATTTCGTGCGACCAAATtgtactaaaatataaataaaacggaGTTATCAGATTTCACTACATAATGAGAAATGTTATCTACATTATGACTAAGCAAAAATCACAAAAGGTCCAAAAAGTGGACTTAGCAGATTTACACTCTTAACCGACGATGTACTGGTTTCATATTGCCTTCTACATACTTATGCCGTTTATCACATATAGGTTCATACGCTTTTGGGATCAGTAGTTCAGTGACTAGTGaacagtgtagtagtgtctgggagcTCAGGGGACTGAGATTCCGGAagtcctgaagaagacatcagagaggatgtcgaaagctcggcgcagtgataatcaATGCGGTTCAAACCGGAAGCCTGGtgagtttaattttaatttttataataatattgttcttAGTTTTaggtttcatatatatatatatatatatatatatatatatatatatatatatatatatatatatataaagtagttaggtattattgactgacacgttatgtaaaataaagttttatattgaggttgcagtcattaatagggcaggaaagtaaaactctttgttctttaatcaagctttcgcaaaatttatttgcttcttcaggatatgctaaaatatggtatcagtaaatacaacgaaattagaactaaatagcattgtataaaactagtaaaaaaacttacaacatgaggttaatccattaaattttcaaatttgcaaaacattaaaacttaacttattttaaaaattatacagttatgtaagtacaatattccaatttaatttaattttgtaaaaattcattttgacattgattatgttgatgtttgatttgtcagaaagacactcgtttctgtttattatattttttgttgttgataactagctcttgattgttattatggttacgtacaaagtggcgcaaaaatatgaatatttaaattttttgaaattctaatttttatagtcagaaaatctaatattggaaaattatagtattaattttcgtaagacagaatgtaattatagatattgcttagtttatcaatatcagtttttttattaacgcattgatatttatttatgcataccatttctaagaattctcttttatttaattggttttcgcgtcttaatatattagtttcattgaaattaaatgaatgatttttattaattgcatgatctattaatgcacacgtatttttattatttctaaggtcacttttatgtgatgttagtctgcctattagatttctagatgtgtgtccgatgtatgacttatcacaattttcgcatggtattatataaactacatttgagctttccataatgctaataggtgatttagtttttgtatacaatgatgctaatgttttaacatttttagttgcaattttaatatcagaatagttagcaaagactttagttagtttgggtgttaatgttggtatgtaaggtagtgatgtgaaagtaaattgagattgcacgatttgttgatttggttctcttgtttgattcatgtcaatcattctattattaggattattaaataaaaatttgttaattattttaattgggtacgaattctctaataaaatgtctttaagttctaataaccctttgttgatgttattgatgtgtgataatttgactattctgttttttaaagccaatatcaaatttattttcatatgaggtggatgttgtgaatgataattaataaatctgttaattaatcaataacatcaacaaagggttattagaacttaaagacattttattagagaattcgtacccaattaaaataattaacaaatttttatttaataatcctaataatagaatgattgacatgaatcaaacaagagaaccaaatcaacaaatcgtgcaatctcaatttactttcacatcactaccttacataccaacattaacacccaaactaactaaagtctttgctaactattctgatattaaaattgcaactaaaaatgttaaaacattagcatcattgtatacaaaaactaaatcacctattagcattatggaaagctcaaatgtagtttatataataccatgcgaaaattgtgataagtcatacatcggacacacatctagaaatctaataggcagactaacatcacataaaagtgaccttagaaataataaaaatacgtgtgcattaatagatcatgcaattaataaaaatcattcatttaatttcaatgaaactaatatattaagacgcgaaaaccaattaaataaaagagaattcttagaaatggtatgcataaataaatatcaatgcgttaataaaaaaactgatattgataaactaagcaatatctataattacattctgtcttacgaaaattaatactataattttccaatattagattttctgactataaaaattagaatttcaaaaaatttaaatattcatatttttgcgccactttgtacgtaaccataataacaatcaagagctagttatcaacaacaaaaaatataataaacagaaacgagtgtctttctgacataaatcaaacatcaacataatcaatgtcaaaatgaatttttacaaaattaaattaaattggaatattgtacttacataactgtataatttttaaaataagttaagttttaatgttttgcaaatttgaaaatttaatggattaacctcatgttgtaagtttttttactagttttatacaatgctatttagttctaatttcgttgtatttactgataccatattttagcatatcctgaagaagcaaataaattttgcgaaagcttgattaaagaacaaagagttttactttcctgccctattaatgactgcaacctcaatataaaactttattttatatatatatatatatatatatatatatatatatatatatatatatatatatatatatatattatatttgtatatCGGATAAATGTTCGTCTTTTTCTGAATTTCGTTATAATCATCCGTACTATCGCGTTCGTCATCAAGAGCAGGTAGATACATGTTTATATTTGATTCGTAATCCTTCGATAACTATGTAAATATGTAGTTTGCTCAACAAACAGTGAGTTCATTGGTTCCACTAAACGAAGATCTAAAGCATAGCTTTTTGCTTTTGTCTTACCTTTAGtacatatatataatttttttttcaaattatttttcgaccataatgttttaaatattgatttatagtatcagcaatcggtcaggaaataaaactctatttgttcagtctcaatatttcgtcacgattttgtgacttcttcaggagaaaactgtaaatttattagaataattaattattatatgtaaacaaagtgaatattttaatacttacaactataagaataaaaatttaaatttttttagcatacctatctaaataaatgacatatttgtttgattttcgttaggagttatggtaaccgcaatattttatagagtgaattcccattgtacaatttttagtgagtagGTTAAattaaacaattactatgacagtattatccatattataaagtgcaaagatggaattaatagtatagaattgagaaagaatcaggaaaacgataaattgatctataaaatgtaactgatggtatgtagtcagttattgcaatactgatattaggaatgtaataaaattataggtacagttactagacaattactaagtttgtgtttaaaggttaagatctatcatattatatattgttatattggtcaaagtcaacagtggcttaaacaacgtgccactcaacacaaaagtgactgtaacatacgaaaaaactcttgtgccttagtggaccaccacttgaagacaggacataactttgactttaataatgaaaaaatcttggaacaagttgataattataaaaatcggcttttccttgaaatggtacacattaataaaactcctgaatctatcaattataagacagacaccaatcatttaagtaatatctactgcaacatactaaacaatatataatattatagatagttccccattctgtaaccatgacctttacgtactgcttgtattatttcgtccattattatattagaGAGAAGTAAGCTTAACGAGTAATCCTGTCTGAcaccgctttgtactggtatacactgtgttagttttccatttatcttgcctgtattcgattatggaagtagatgttttcgatggtttgtataatattggttggtatgtttcttttatacagtaggtgtaagacgtattcgacttggatgcgatcaatAGCCTTTGTTAGGTCTATAAAATATAGATATGCTGTTTTATTCTACtcaatggccttttctgtgattgttcttagtacaaatacggcgtctacgcaggatatTCCGGATccgaatccttgttgttcatgtgataaagttgttagtttattgattttattggttaggacttttatggtaagcttaagtgcggtgtttagTAGATTTTAGTCCAATGTCCAAACCAGGTGCCTTTTGTAAGTTAAGGTTGCttatttttttcttgatttcTGTAGGAATAAAATTTTTCATAGGCAGAGACATTTGTCATATCAAAATTGTGAtctcaataaatttttaaatggaaTGTTTCTTGTTAAAGGGATCTGCCCATCTTTTCATgttgttttgtaaaaatttttctttCCTGTATACATCGTTATTCTCGGCTTAAAATGTTTTCTATCTTCGTttattttctagtaaaatttttattgtctCCAAGATTGTAGTTTTCTGTTCACATTTTCCCAATTTATTGATGGTGGACTTCCTTTgcgtagttatttatattactattcTGCTTGTAGTGTTTCGTGTTTCTGCTGCATCCCCACTCATGCCTGATTTTCCCTTTTCATTATTATCTGTCAATATTCGTTAAACAAGTAACTTGTTTGGTTCTTCTTTGTTTTTCCTCTATGCCTAGTACTTCTTCAACtatttttttatggatgttgAAGGCTTCCCATTCATTATTTACGATTTCttgtttttttctgttttgcaATCTGTTGTTGATGTTTCTTCAAGTCTATTAAATTAactatatatatgaaaataacaAGATAATAAGTTCTCAATGTTAAACTGCGTCTTCGTGTTACGCATTTAAACAAGAAGAGTCAAAACTACTGTTagatacagaaaacatagtaccTAATTTGTTCCGAAAATTATTAATTACCGCACTGTCGCCATATTCGATGATCAAAACTCTAAGATGTGTAAAGAGTACAGAGTACCGTTAGCGTCCTGTGCTCTCTGTATAGTACCAGCGTGTACTGCCTGTTAATGAATACCACCAGGAAATGGTCACCGACAATGGTACCGCACAC
Coding sequences:
- the LOC140444679 gene encoding uncharacterized protein, giving the protein MTILEWKKKSKEAKENRGKTERNEKSKPFEQERSALKGFIDSIPKMESHYCRSTSTKQYLLPEWQSKTNLYKFYVDDWCKTKSIKPLSITTFNEALDSEKISLFRPKKDQCEKCGAFKVGHISEDEYNLHHIKKNEARQEKDRDKANETLVFTVDLQAVLMAPKSKVSSLYYKTKLCVHNLCFYNLRNKDGFCYIWNETEGNVSAEEFATICSDFITNKILPTLDRTTDYGDTKIILYSDGCNYQNRNVTVSNALLNTAVKENITIEQKYLEVGHTQMEADSMHSTIERCLKNKTINVPADYLGICLSARKIPKKYNVTYLNHTFFKSMKKLEFLKSIRPGKKKGDPKVVDVRALRYNANGQIDYKLRFGDNWKLLPQRLSSGIVPCSLLQLDQLYSERLKISSRKLAMEKEVKYRKYNQQQLQNAVRLVRNEGKTIYKAAKEVEVAWSTLKRANWGGILHCHVI